From a single Phalacrocorax aristotelis chromosome 1, bGulAri2.1, whole genome shotgun sequence genomic region:
- the LOC142066255 gene encoding uncharacterized protein LOC142066255 isoform X2 → MAEYLHLDSSLLTLLQYTDSVHRGLQGLTVLAEDTEHINFTVNHYVGLSWPVECGGFAMLREFSQVLRHNIDSRHLSQLLGHEIAGWRILRRGNSERKSPRQQHRRLMITPTPTLKPVRTTQRPGAGDASRPLSSTVPSCLLTQLAVPPTQSLSSFCEENIKTASYKMQNNIHLISQGSLDTFEMDPAQDVPANPPVSIMFADSNFPDLLPSLITKTMLLFTELEVLPTRASGTSLLLEQPEPHLPETDSYFLSSKSEVSTYHFLQDMTSDTDQLSRPMHTWVINTLHERPHSSAEAFPAKTEHHVFLPETMSVSEVPDYSDEAKSHLPERGMLSNASLSPVTPPSLFPKASAGATTSSDFTFPIDDAFPPMLASSSLSPVLTNDYEQLSTPFITIPQPSRFPFAGEQSTISSVTQDEAQTLYPKLNCSPEASACFSSILYSTFPSKAEASYELHLSILSHPDTAPVLTLPVGFSSFDMSELSRPTNIPHSSYSSSMLRTEMQSASILSSSTRELHSDGDLGTRILPNVTKPTLESHKISDIKSDAVEVPLVTLFNAPYLPSNIPEAVQTLRPSHPDPSILLFPTSERLQSMESGWILPPFSVSQELQNITPGQANTSPKVVHSIKFLTATIGCLFLFPIPANAFYDEEDGNSTQLSLQIMPADGSPWGSESWLQFNASQQTMHGYPLDIDFQYSPQEFVLSATDSGGLTAWESFTIELLKPTNIPCHLYTIRTKNSYYSFLRDRKRISLFLEKLSLYLNSSSPKDIMVTALKPGSTVISWYNSSLCTSANRSSSWCARDEIQEALEKLRALDGYVSPHFVQAMLPEYKIAAIFNISYSEVCFPTTKPFDASFKSTVPTLQDKNDSTIRNTLSALLSSLCVTVGVVLIILVYWFCKYHKKIPGSQSVTFQRNSQLSQADVELDVLKPHKAPVHECRASPSPQLWTPPPVSLTAQKQYSRRPHVIPSFQPPKYQLPPRYQEDLMTQNDHSNIHRLKLI, encoded by the exons ATGGCCGAATACCTCCACCTGGACTCCTCCCTACTAACCCTGTTGCAATACACAGATTCGGTACACAGAGGCTTGCAGGGCTTGACCGTACTGGCTGAAGACACAGAGCACATCAACTTTACAGTGAACCATTACGTAGGACTGTCCTGGCCTGTGGAGTGTGGAGGGTTTGCCATGCTCCGCGAATTCAGCCAAGTCCTGCGACACAACATTGACTCACGTCACCTCTCACAGCTGCTGGGGCATGAAATTGCAGGCTGGAGAATACTTAGGAGAGGTAATTCTGAAAGAAAGTCTCCAAGACAACAACATAGGCGATTAATGATCACGCCAACACCTACATTAAAACCAGTTAGAACTACCCAGAGACCAGGTGCAGGAGATGCTTCCAGGCCTTTGTCCTCTACTGTGCCAAGCTGCTTACTCACACAACTTGCAGTACCACCTACTCAGAGCTTATcatctttctgtgaagaaaatataaaaacagcAAGCTACAAGATGCAGAATAATATCCATCTTATAAGTCAAGGAAGTTTGGACACCTTTGAAATGGACCCAGCACAGGACGTGCCAGCTAACCCACCAGTATCTATTATGTTTGCAGACTCCAATTTTCCAGATCTTTTGCCTTCACTGATTACTAAAACAATGCTTCTCTTCACTGAACTGGAAGTGCTGCCTACTAGAGCTTCTGGCACATCCTTGCTGTTAGAGCAGCCAGAGCCTCACCTGCCCGAGACAGACTcgtattttctttctagtaaaTCAGAAGTATCCACATACCATTTCCTACAGGACATGACTTCTGACACAGACCAGCTTTCCCGTCCCATGCACACTTGGGTGATAAACACTCTTCATGAACGGCCTCATAGCTCAGCAGAGGCATTTCCTGCTAAGACAGAACATCACGTCTTTTTGCCAGAAACAATGTCAGTATCAGAAGTGCCAGACTACAGTGACGAGGCAAAAAGCCACCTTCCAGAACGTGGAATGCTTTCTAATGCATCCCTCTCTCCAGTAACACCCCCTTCACTATTCCCAAAAGCTTCAGCAGGAGCCACAACTTCGTCTGACTTCACATTTCCCATCGATGATGCGTTTCCACCCATGCTAGCAAGTAGCAGTCTGAGCCCAGTGCTCACTAATGACTATGAACAGTTATCTACGCCTTTTATAACTATCCCACAGCCCAGCAGGTTTCCATTTGCTGGAGAGCAAAGCACAATTTCTTCTGTAACCCAGGATGAAGCACAGACCCTCTATCCCAAATTGAATTGCAGTCCTGAAGCCTCAGCCTGCTTTTCTAGCATCTTATACAGTACTTTCCCTAGTAAAGCTGAAGCATCTTACGAACTACATCTGAGCATTCTGTCCCATCCTGATACTGCTCCAGTTCTTACTCTCCCAGTAGGCTTTTCTAGCTTTGACATGTCTGAGCTATCCAGACCAACAAATATACCTCATTCTTCttacagcagcagcatgctCAGGACAGAGATGCAGTCTGCAAGTATTTTATCCAGCAGCACAAGGGAATTGCATTCAGATGGAGATCTGGGAACAAGGATTTTGCCAAATGTCACCAAGCCTACTCTGGAATCACACAAAATCTCAGACATCAAGTCGGATGCTGTAGAAGTACCTCTGGTGACCTTATTTAATGCCCCTTATCTGCCCAGCAATATACCAG AGGCGGTTCAGACACTACGGCCATCACACCCGGATCCAAGCATTTTGCTGTTTCCCACGTCTGAAAGACTACAGTCCATGGAAAGTGGATGGATTCTTcctccattttctgtttcacaagAGCTTCAGAATATAACCCCAG GGCAAGCAAACACTTCCCCAAAGGTTGTTCATTCCATTAAATTCCTAACAGCAACTATCGGATGCCTCTTCTTGTTTCCTATACCTGCCAATGCATTTTATGATGAGGAAGATGGCAACTCAACTCAGTTATCTCTACAAATCATGCCAGCTGATGGCTCTCCATGGGGATCAGAAAGCTGGCTGCAATTTAACGCCTCTCAGCAAACCATGCATGGCTATCCCCTTGATATTGATTTCCAGTATTCACCTCAGGAGTTTGTGCTGTCTGCCACGGATTCAGGAGGACTGACTGCGTGGGAATCCTTCACCATTGAGCTTCTGAAGCCCACCAATATACCATGTCACCTTTACACCATCAGAACAAAAAACAGCTACTACTCTTTCCTGAGAGACAGGAAAAGGATTagtttgtttttagaaaagctcTCCCTCTATTTGAACTCCAGCAGTCCCAAAGACATCATGGTGACCGCTCTCAAACCTGGCTCCACAGTAATCTCATGGTATAACAGTTCACTGTGTACAAGTGCCAACAGATCTTCCAGCTGGTGCGCAAGAGATGAAATCCAGGAAGCGCTAGAGAAATTAAGAGCGCTGGATGGGTATGTTAGCCCACACTTCGTCCAAGCAATGTTGCCAGAATACAAAATTGCTGCCATTTTCAACATTTCATATAGCGAAGTCTGCTTTCCCACTACAAAGCCATTTGATGCATCTTTCAAGAGTACTGTGCCTACTCTTCAAGACAAGAATGACTCCACGATTAGGAACACTCTATCTGCCTTACTAAGCAGTCTTTGTGTCACTGTTGGGGTGGTTCTGATAATATTGGTTTACTGGTTTTGCAAGTATCACAAGAAGATTCCTGGATCACAATCCGTGACGTTTCAGAGAAACTCCCAGTTAAGCCAGGCTGATGTGGAATTGGATGTCCTGAAGCCTCATAAAGCACCTGTACACGAGTGCAGGGCTTCACCTTCACCTCAGTTATGGACACCACCCCCGGTATCACTTACCGCCCAAAAGCAGTATTCTAGACGGCCTCACGTTATACCATCTTTCCAGCCGCCAAAATACCAACTCCCTCCCCGTTATCAGGAGGATCTGATGACCCAGAATGACCACAGCAACATCCACAGACTTaagttaatataa
- the LOC142066255 gene encoding uncharacterized protein LOC142066255 isoform X1, whose translation MNWLCATGCFLTKNLQLNGAAVVSVCVNMPVVVAKGSNNRLEETKSLQGIPDATILMGKTFYYPVPVFAFQGTVTQYKVTLASGADLPKWMDFNPNTNTLQGLPMAGESGAYLLNIAASGRTHAQKTPEAAGNFTIHVQDSTLFLDTEGSLNHTPNSYYIRCGKDVPITSAEIILSTGVETLEVQERLHIVYTMAEYLHLDSSLLTLLQYTDSVHRGLQGLTVLAEDTEHINFTVNHYVGLSWPVECGGFAMLREFSQVLRHNIDSRHLSQLLGHEIAGWRILRRGNSERKSPRQQHRRLMITPTPTLKPVRTTQRPGAGDASRPLSSTVPSCLLTQLAVPPTQSLSSFCEENIKTASYKMQNNIHLISQGSLDTFEMDPAQDVPANPPVSIMFADSNFPDLLPSLITKTMLLFTELEVLPTRASGTSLLLEQPEPHLPETDSYFLSSKSEVSTYHFLQDMTSDTDQLSRPMHTWVINTLHERPHSSAEAFPAKTEHHVFLPETMSVSEVPDYSDEAKSHLPERGMLSNASLSPVTPPSLFPKASAGATTSSDFTFPIDDAFPPMLASSSLSPVLTNDYEQLSTPFITIPQPSRFPFAGEQSTISSVTQDEAQTLYPKLNCSPEASACFSSILYSTFPSKAEASYELHLSILSHPDTAPVLTLPVGFSSFDMSELSRPTNIPHSSYSSSMLRTEMQSASILSSSTRELHSDGDLGTRILPNVTKPTLESHKISDIKSDAVEVPLVTLFNAPYLPSNIPEAVQTLRPSHPDPSILLFPTSERLQSMESGWILPPFSVSQELQNITPGQANTSPKVVHSIKFLTATIGCLFLFPIPANAFYDEEDGNSTQLSLQIMPADGSPWGSESWLQFNASQQTMHGYPLDIDFQYSPQEFVLSATDSGGLTAWESFTIELLKPTNIPCHLYTIRTKNSYYSFLRDRKRISLFLEKLSLYLNSSSPKDIMVTALKPGSTVISWYNSSLCTSANRSSSWCARDEIQEALEKLRALDGYVSPHFVQAMLPEYKIAAIFNISYSEVCFPTTKPFDASFKSTVPTLQDKNDSTIRNTLSALLSSLCVTVGVVLIILVYWFCKYHKKIPGSQSVTFQRNSQLSQADVELDVLKPHKAPVHECRASPSPQLWTPPPVSLTAQKQYSRRPHVIPSFQPPKYQLPPRYQEDLMTQNDHSNIHRLKLI comes from the exons ATGAACTGGCTTTGTGCTACAGGGTGTTTTCTCACGAAAAACCTTCAGCTGAATGGAGCAGCAGTG GTATCTGTCTGTGTAAACATGCCTGTTGTGGTTGCCAAGGGATCAAATAACAGACTTGAAGAAACAAAGAGCCTGCAAGGAATTCCAGATGCAACCATCCTTATGGGAAAAACATTCTATTATCCAGTGCCAGTATTTGCCTTTCAGGGAACGGTAACTCAGTACAAG GTCACTTTAGCCAGTGGTGCAGATTTGCCAAAATGGATGGACTTCAACCCCAATACAAACACGCTGCAAGGACTGCCAATGGCAGGGGAGAGCGGAGCATACCTGCTGAACATAGCTGCCTCTGGAAGGACGCATGCCCAGAAAACACCAGAAGCTGCTGGAAATTTCACCATCCATGTTCAGGACAGCACCTTGTTCCTGGACACGGAGGGAAGCTTGAATCACACACCAAACAGCTACTA TATTAGGTGTGGGAAGGACGTTCCCATCACTTCTGCTGAAATCATTCTCTCTACTGGAGTAGAAACGCTGGAAGTACAGGAACGCCTCCACATCGTGTACACCATGGCCGAATACCTCCACCTGGACTCCTCCCTACTAACCCTGTTGCAATACACAGATTCGGTACACAGAGGCTTGCAGGGCTTGACCGTACTGGCTGAAGACACAGAGCACATCAACTTTACAGTGAACCATTACGTAGGACTGTCCTGGCCTGTGGAGTGTGGAGGGTTTGCCATGCTCCGCGAATTCAGCCAAGTCCTGCGACACAACATTGACTCACGTCACCTCTCACAGCTGCTGGGGCATGAAATTGCAGGCTGGAGAATACTTAGGAGAGGTAATTCTGAAAGAAAGTCTCCAAGACAACAACATAGGCGATTAATGATCACGCCAACACCTACATTAAAACCAGTTAGAACTACCCAGAGACCAGGTGCAGGAGATGCTTCCAGGCCTTTGTCCTCTACTGTGCCAAGCTGCTTACTCACACAACTTGCAGTACCACCTACTCAGAGCTTATcatctttctgtgaagaaaatataaaaacagcAAGCTACAAGATGCAGAATAATATCCATCTTATAAGTCAAGGAAGTTTGGACACCTTTGAAATGGACCCAGCACAGGACGTGCCAGCTAACCCACCAGTATCTATTATGTTTGCAGACTCCAATTTTCCAGATCTTTTGCCTTCACTGATTACTAAAACAATGCTTCTCTTCACTGAACTGGAAGTGCTGCCTACTAGAGCTTCTGGCACATCCTTGCTGTTAGAGCAGCCAGAGCCTCACCTGCCCGAGACAGACTcgtattttctttctagtaaaTCAGAAGTATCCACATACCATTTCCTACAGGACATGACTTCTGACACAGACCAGCTTTCCCGTCCCATGCACACTTGGGTGATAAACACTCTTCATGAACGGCCTCATAGCTCAGCAGAGGCATTTCCTGCTAAGACAGAACATCACGTCTTTTTGCCAGAAACAATGTCAGTATCAGAAGTGCCAGACTACAGTGACGAGGCAAAAAGCCACCTTCCAGAACGTGGAATGCTTTCTAATGCATCCCTCTCTCCAGTAACACCCCCTTCACTATTCCCAAAAGCTTCAGCAGGAGCCACAACTTCGTCTGACTTCACATTTCCCATCGATGATGCGTTTCCACCCATGCTAGCAAGTAGCAGTCTGAGCCCAGTGCTCACTAATGACTATGAACAGTTATCTACGCCTTTTATAACTATCCCACAGCCCAGCAGGTTTCCATTTGCTGGAGAGCAAAGCACAATTTCTTCTGTAACCCAGGATGAAGCACAGACCCTCTATCCCAAATTGAATTGCAGTCCTGAAGCCTCAGCCTGCTTTTCTAGCATCTTATACAGTACTTTCCCTAGTAAAGCTGAAGCATCTTACGAACTACATCTGAGCATTCTGTCCCATCCTGATACTGCTCCAGTTCTTACTCTCCCAGTAGGCTTTTCTAGCTTTGACATGTCTGAGCTATCCAGACCAACAAATATACCTCATTCTTCttacagcagcagcatgctCAGGACAGAGATGCAGTCTGCAAGTATTTTATCCAGCAGCACAAGGGAATTGCATTCAGATGGAGATCTGGGAACAAGGATTTTGCCAAATGTCACCAAGCCTACTCTGGAATCACACAAAATCTCAGACATCAAGTCGGATGCTGTAGAAGTACCTCTGGTGACCTTATTTAATGCCCCTTATCTGCCCAGCAATATACCAG AGGCGGTTCAGACACTACGGCCATCACACCCGGATCCAAGCATTTTGCTGTTTCCCACGTCTGAAAGACTACAGTCCATGGAAAGTGGATGGATTCTTcctccattttctgtttcacaagAGCTTCAGAATATAACCCCAG GGCAAGCAAACACTTCCCCAAAGGTTGTTCATTCCATTAAATTCCTAACAGCAACTATCGGATGCCTCTTCTTGTTTCCTATACCTGCCAATGCATTTTATGATGAGGAAGATGGCAACTCAACTCAGTTATCTCTACAAATCATGCCAGCTGATGGCTCTCCATGGGGATCAGAAAGCTGGCTGCAATTTAACGCCTCTCAGCAAACCATGCATGGCTATCCCCTTGATATTGATTTCCAGTATTCACCTCAGGAGTTTGTGCTGTCTGCCACGGATTCAGGAGGACTGACTGCGTGGGAATCCTTCACCATTGAGCTTCTGAAGCCCACCAATATACCATGTCACCTTTACACCATCAGAACAAAAAACAGCTACTACTCTTTCCTGAGAGACAGGAAAAGGATTagtttgtttttagaaaagctcTCCCTCTATTTGAACTCCAGCAGTCCCAAAGACATCATGGTGACCGCTCTCAAACCTGGCTCCACAGTAATCTCATGGTATAACAGTTCACTGTGTACAAGTGCCAACAGATCTTCCAGCTGGTGCGCAAGAGATGAAATCCAGGAAGCGCTAGAGAAATTAAGAGCGCTGGATGGGTATGTTAGCCCACACTTCGTCCAAGCAATGTTGCCAGAATACAAAATTGCTGCCATTTTCAACATTTCATATAGCGAAGTCTGCTTTCCCACTACAAAGCCATTTGATGCATCTTTCAAGAGTACTGTGCCTACTCTTCAAGACAAGAATGACTCCACGATTAGGAACACTCTATCTGCCTTACTAAGCAGTCTTTGTGTCACTGTTGGGGTGGTTCTGATAATATTGGTTTACTGGTTTTGCAAGTATCACAAGAAGATTCCTGGATCACAATCCGTGACGTTTCAGAGAAACTCCCAGTTAAGCCAGGCTGATGTGGAATTGGATGTCCTGAAGCCTCATAAAGCACCTGTACACGAGTGCAGGGCTTCACCTTCACCTCAGTTATGGACACCACCCCCGGTATCACTTACCGCCCAAAAGCAGTATTCTAGACGGCCTCACGTTATACCATCTTTCCAGCCGCCAAAATACCAACTCCCTCCCCGTTATCAGGAGGATCTGATGACCCAGAATGACCACAGCAACATCCACAGACTTaagttaatataa